The proteins below are encoded in one region of Holophagaceae bacterium:
- a CDS encoding glutamine--tRNA ligase/YqeY domain fusion protein, which produces MSESPDSRPLNFIEDIVEADLASEKHAGRVLTRFPPEPNGYLHIGHAKSICLNFGLATRYGGATNLRFDDTNPTKEDVEYVDSIREDVEWLGFKWAGEFYASDYFQKLYDYAEYLVQSGKAYVCDLSEAEIREYRGNFHVPGKDSPYRTRSAAENLDLFRRMKAGEFEDGAKVLRAKIDMQSGNMNLRDPLMYRIRRSRHHRTGDAWLIYPLYDYAHGVSDAIEAISHSICTLEFEDHRPLYEWFLEQDTEGKFFQRPLPRQIEFARLNLTYTVMSKRRLLLLVQEGHVRHWDDPRMPTICGLRRRGFTPASLRNFAERVGVAKRDSLTDVGLLEFAIREDLEKTAQRRMAVLRPLKVVLTNMGEDEVHELEVANHPDPAHGTRKLKLAREVYIEREDFEEVPPKKWFRMAPGAEVRLKGACLVRCGEVVKDANGDVVELRCTWDPASLGGDAPDGRKVKGTLHWVSAAHAVDAEVRLYDRLFTAENPMDVPEGGDWRDTLNPESLTVCAAKVEAGLGAAGAGERFQFERLGYFCVDADAKPSAPVFNRTVALKDSWAKADTQGKG; this is translated from the coding sequence ATGTCCGAATCTCCTGATTCCCGCCCGCTCAATTTCATCGAAGACATCGTCGAGGCCGATCTCGCATCGGAAAAGCACGCGGGCCGCGTGCTCACGCGCTTCCCGCCGGAACCCAACGGGTACCTCCACATCGGCCATGCGAAATCCATCTGCCTGAATTTCGGATTGGCGACGCGGTACGGCGGCGCCACGAACCTGCGGTTTGACGACACGAACCCCACGAAGGAAGACGTGGAATACGTGGATTCCATCCGCGAGGATGTGGAATGGCTGGGTTTCAAGTGGGCGGGCGAGTTCTACGCTTCGGATTATTTCCAGAAGCTCTATGACTACGCCGAGTACCTGGTCCAGTCGGGCAAGGCCTATGTGTGCGATTTGTCGGAAGCAGAAATCCGCGAGTACCGGGGCAATTTCCATGTGCCGGGCAAGGACAGCCCCTACAGGACGCGTTCGGCCGCAGAGAATCTGGACCTCTTCCGCCGCATGAAGGCCGGGGAATTCGAGGACGGGGCGAAGGTGCTGCGCGCCAAGATCGATATGCAGAGCGGCAATATGAATCTGCGGGATCCGCTCATGTACCGCATCCGCCGCTCCCGCCACCACCGCACCGGCGACGCCTGGCTCATCTACCCGCTCTACGACTACGCCCATGGCGTGTCCGACGCCATCGAAGCCATCTCCCACTCCATCTGCACGCTGGAATTCGAGGACCACCGGCCGCTCTACGAGTGGTTCCTGGAGCAGGACACCGAGGGAAAGTTCTTCCAGCGGCCGCTGCCCCGCCAGATCGAATTCGCCCGGCTCAACCTGACCTACACGGTCATGAGCAAGCGCCGCCTGCTGCTGCTGGTGCAGGAAGGCCATGTGCGGCACTGGGACGATCCCCGGATGCCGACCATCTGCGGATTGCGGAGGCGCGGCTTCACACCGGCCTCGCTGCGGAACTTCGCCGAGCGGGTGGGCGTGGCCAAGCGCGACAGCCTGACGGACGTGGGCCTATTGGAATTCGCCATCCGCGAGGATCTGGAGAAGACCGCCCAGCGCCGCATGGCCGTGCTGCGGCCTCTGAAGGTGGTGCTCACCAACATGGGGGAGGATGAGGTCCATGAGCTGGAAGTGGCCAACCACCCCGATCCCGCGCATGGAACGCGGAAGCTGAAGCTCGCCCGGGAGGTGTACATCGAACGCGAGGACTTCGAGGAAGTCCCGCCCAAGAAGTGGTTCCGGATGGCCCCAGGCGCCGAGGTGCGGTTGAAGGGCGCCTGCCTGGTCCGTTGCGGGGAGGTCGTCAAGGATGCCAATGGCGATGTGGTTGAGCTGCGCTGCACCTGGGACCCGGCCTCCCTCGGCGGCGATGCGCCGGACGGACGCAAGGTGAAAGGCACGTTGCACTGGGTTTCCGCCGCCCATGCCGTCGATGCGGAAGTGCGGCTGTACGACCGGCTTTTCACGGCCGAGAATCCGATGGACGTCCCCGAAGGCGGCGACTGGCGCGACACGCTCAACCCGGAATCCCTGACGGTCTGCGCCGCCAAAGTGGAGGCCGGCCTGGGGGCCGCCGGGGCCGGCGAACGCTTCCAGTTCGAGCGCCTGGGCTATTTCTGCGTGGACGCCGACGCGAAGCCCAGCGCCCCGGTCTTCAACCGCACCGTGGCCCTGAAGGATTCCTGGGCCAAAGCGGACACCCAGGGCAAAGGATAG
- a CDS encoding bifunctional metallophosphatase/5'-nucleotidase, which yields MTHRRLARLLHACFTLCFAGLLGAGALFAQELKLQVLGTTDLHGHVLPQDTYSLQPRNKGWAKLATLIRQAKAENPNSVLIDSGDTIEGEPVNYVRTRLRPDMAEPSIAVMNALGFSAMAIGNHDFNWGLDALRAVEKQARFPLLSANTVLAKGGKGAFTPWTKVNIGGATVVIVGFTTPGIPHMEEPGNYAGLAFQDIVESAKALVPRLREKEKADVIIVTMHSGLGALPGQAGDENSALRLADQVPGIDLILTGHTHAPISSQHKGVPILQAAAHGRALAVADLTLQKSQGRWRVAAVRGRLVEPADDTPLDAQVLELTASLRTATDTYLNTAATNLFTDLDGRWCRLEDTPLAQLLHTVQRQATGAQLSVVSWTSAGIFIPAGPTSVRQFYSLQPYENQVARIRISGKQLRLYLEFAARAYNFSHEPELFNKAVPFYEVDQIDGCAYALDLSQPAGKRVKNLSFQGRPVQEDQTFSLALSTYRLRGGGGYMAAIGFTGQPESITPELARNLLLSYVLSRPSLALAPTHAWRTIPALDRERIMQQAR from the coding sequence ATGACTCATCGCCGCCTCGCCCGCCTCCTGCATGCCTGTTTCACACTCTGCTTCGCCGGGTTGCTGGGGGCCGGGGCGTTATTCGCACAGGAGTTGAAACTTCAGGTACTTGGCACCACGGATCTGCACGGGCATGTGCTGCCCCAGGACACCTATTCCCTGCAGCCGAGGAACAAGGGCTGGGCCAAGCTGGCCACGCTCATCCGGCAGGCCAAGGCCGAGAACCCCAATTCGGTGCTCATCGACAGCGGGGACACGATCGAGGGGGAACCCGTCAATTACGTCCGGACCCGGCTGCGGCCGGATATGGCGGAACCGTCCATCGCGGTGATGAACGCGCTGGGTTTTTCGGCGATGGCCATCGGCAACCACGATTTCAATTGGGGCCTGGATGCGCTTCGGGCGGTCGAGAAGCAGGCCAGGTTCCCGTTGCTTTCCGCGAACACGGTCCTGGCCAAAGGCGGCAAGGGCGCGTTCACGCCTTGGACCAAGGTGAACATCGGCGGAGCCACCGTGGTCATCGTGGGTTTCACCACGCCTGGGATTCCCCATATGGAGGAGCCCGGGAACTACGCGGGATTGGCCTTCCAGGACATTGTGGAAAGCGCCAAGGCCCTGGTTCCGCGACTGAGGGAAAAAGAAAAGGCGGACGTCATCATCGTCACGATGCATTCCGGGCTGGGCGCTCTGCCGGGGCAGGCCGGCGATGAGAACAGCGCGCTCCGGCTGGCGGACCAGGTGCCTGGCATCGACCTGATCCTCACCGGCCACACCCATGCGCCCATCAGCAGCCAGCACAAGGGGGTCCCCATCCTCCAGGCGGCGGCCCATGGCCGCGCGCTGGCGGTGGCGGATCTCACCCTGCAAAAAAGCCAGGGGCGATGGCGGGTGGCAGCCGTCCGCGGCCGCCTTGTGGAACCAGCCGACGACACGCCTCTGGACGCGCAGGTCCTGGAATTGACAGCCTCCCTGCGGACCGCCACCGATACCTACTTGAACACCGCAGCCACGAACCTGTTCACGGATCTGGACGGACGCTGGTGCCGCCTGGAGGACACGCCTCTGGCGCAGCTCCTCCACACCGTCCAGCGCCAGGCCACCGGAGCCCAGCTTTCGGTGGTGAGTTGGACCAGCGCCGGCATCTTCATTCCGGCCGGCCCCACCTCCGTCCGGCAGTTCTACAGCCTGCAGCCCTATGAAAACCAGGTGGCGCGCATCCGCATCTCCGGCAAGCAGCTCCGCCTGTACCTGGAATTCGCGGCGAGGGCCTATAACTTCAGCCACGAGCCAGAGCTCTTCAACAAGGCGGTGCCTTTCTATGAGGTGGACCAGATTGATGGCTGCGCCTACGCCCTGGACCTGTCCCAGCCTGCGGGGAAACGCGTGAAGAATCTCAGCTTCCAGGGGCGGCCCGTCCAGGAGGATCAGACTTTTTCCCTGGCGCTCAGCACGTACCGGCTGCGGGGCGGAGGCGGCTACATGGCCGCCATCGGATTCACAGGGCAGCCGGAATCCATCACGCCTGAGCTCGCCCGCAACCTGCTCCTGAGCTACGTGCTCAGCCGCCCCAGCCTGGCCCTGGCGCCCACTCACGCCTGGCGGACCATCCCGGCCCTGGACCGGGAGCGGATCATGCAGCAGGCCAGGTGA
- the nuoL gene encoding NADH-quinone oxidoreductase subunit L, translating to MQKIAWLIPILPLLGSAFNGLIGKKAGKKAVSIVGVGTVAASFLFALWVFFAMKAAPGQRLELVYGTWMATGSLTVPFGLTIDPLSGTMMLVVTGISALIHLYSVGYMADEEGYARYFCYLNLFVFFMLTLVLGNSLPLLFVGWEGVGLCSYLLIGYAFETEVAPAAGLKAFLFNRTGDMGMAIGMMALFALFGTLTIGDILNQAGHMHAEAGFGVLTFATLMLFVGATGKSAQIPLYLWLPDAMAGPTPVSALIHAATMVTSGIYMICRLAPVFGLTPITMTTIAWIGGLTALLAATIGLVQRDIKKVLAYSTVSQLGYMFLGLGSAGFAAGFFHVFTHAWFKALLFLGAGAVIHAMHHEQDLFRMGGLKEKLPITFWTMLIATLCIMGIPGFSGFFSKDEILYLAFLKSPALWAIGLIAACCTAFYMARLMALAFLGEPRDPHAFEHAHEAPATMTLPLVVLAAGAVAAGFWGIPKVLGGTFAIEHWLEPALTFGRAEAETGSVHEGPAMLLMGISVAAAVGFGFFGWSLYKDGTEKSERLAARFPGAHTILLNKYFLDELVEGYLLRPTRWFGNVLWKLFDVILIDGIGVNLPGALTRVAGDFTALLQTGRVRNYVLSMGLGVLALLYIFLK from the coding sequence ATGCAGAAGATAGCCTGGCTCATCCCGATCCTTCCGCTCCTCGGCTCCGCCTTCAACGGCCTCATCGGCAAGAAGGCCGGTAAGAAGGCCGTGTCCATCGTGGGCGTGGGCACCGTGGCCGCCTCATTCCTCTTCGCGCTCTGGGTGTTCTTCGCCATGAAGGCTGCGCCGGGGCAGCGGCTGGAACTCGTCTACGGAACATGGATGGCCACCGGCTCCTTGACGGTGCCCTTCGGCCTCACCATCGACCCCCTGTCGGGGACGATGATGCTGGTGGTGACGGGCATCAGCGCGCTGATCCATCTCTATTCGGTGGGCTACATGGCCGACGAGGAAGGCTACGCGCGCTATTTCTGCTACTTGAACCTGTTCGTGTTCTTCATGCTCACGCTGGTGCTCGGCAATTCGCTGCCCCTGCTCTTCGTGGGATGGGAAGGCGTGGGCCTCTGCTCCTACCTGCTGATCGGCTACGCCTTCGAAACTGAAGTCGCGCCCGCAGCGGGATTGAAGGCCTTCCTCTTCAACCGGACCGGCGACATGGGGATGGCCATCGGCATGATGGCCCTGTTCGCGCTGTTCGGAACGCTCACCATCGGCGACATCCTGAACCAGGCCGGACACATGCACGCAGAGGCGGGATTCGGCGTGCTGACCTTCGCCACGCTCATGTTGTTCGTGGGCGCCACCGGCAAGTCCGCGCAGATTCCGCTCTACCTCTGGCTGCCGGACGCCATGGCCGGCCCGACGCCCGTTTCCGCCTTGATCCATGCGGCGACCATGGTGACCAGCGGCATCTACATGATCTGCCGGCTGGCGCCGGTGTTCGGCCTGACTCCCATCACCATGACCACCATCGCCTGGATCGGCGGCCTGACGGCGCTCCTCGCGGCCACCATCGGACTGGTCCAGCGGGACATCAAAAAGGTACTGGCATATTCCACCGTTTCACAGCTGGGCTACATGTTCCTGGGGCTCGGTTCCGCGGGGTTCGCGGCCGGCTTCTTCCATGTATTCACCCACGCTTGGTTCAAGGCCCTGCTCTTCCTTGGCGCGGGAGCCGTGATCCATGCCATGCACCACGAACAGGACCTGTTCCGCATGGGCGGGTTGAAGGAAAAACTGCCCATCACCTTCTGGACCATGCTCATCGCCACGCTGTGCATCATGGGCATCCCTGGATTTTCGGGCTTCTTCAGCAAGGATGAAATCCTCTACCTGGCCTTCCTGAAGAGCCCCGCCCTGTGGGCCATCGGACTCATTGCCGCCTGCTGCACGGCCTTCTACATGGCGCGGCTCATGGCCCTGGCTTTCCTGGGCGAGCCCCGGGATCCCCATGCCTTCGAGCACGCCCACGAAGCGCCGGCGACGATGACCTTGCCCCTGGTGGTGCTGGCGGCCGGTGCCGTGGCGGCAGGGTTCTGGGGCATCCCGAAAGTTCTGGGCGGGACCTTCGCCATCGAGCATTGGCTCGAACCTGCGCTCACCTTCGGGCGCGCGGAAGCGGAAACAGGTTCGGTCCACGAAGGTCCGGCGATGCTGCTCATGGGCATCTCCGTGGCCGCCGCCGTCGGCTTCGGATTCTTCGGCTGGTCCCTCTACAAGGACGGGACCGAAAAATCCGAACGGCTGGCCGCCAGATTCCCTGGCGCCCACACCATCCTGCTGAACAAATATTTCCTGGATGAGCTGGTGGAAGGCTACCTGCTGCGGCCCACGCGCTGGTTCGGCAACGTGCTGTGGAAGCTCTTCGACGTGATCCTCATCGACGGCATCGGCGTGAACCTGCCGGGCGCGCTGACCCGGGTAGCCGGCGATTTCACCGCGCTGCTGCAGACAGGCCGGGTCCGCAACTATGTGCTCAGCATGGGCCTCGGCGTCCTCGCGCTGCTCTATATCTTCTTAAAGTAG
- a CDS encoding NADH-quinone oxidoreductase subunit I — MGVIVKKVELSWLDRSYVWPIAQGMLITFRHFLKQIATPTSKRFTIQYPDMKKTLPAGYRGLHELKRFEDGAIKCVACFMCQEACPARCISIEAEEFSELNFTQGFEEKRPAAFKIDMLRCIYCGMCEEACPKDAIWLRNEYELAAYDRVSMNFGKWDLINTYAEADGKARLTQGQESPATPSRPASGQSGQPSDPA; from the coding sequence ATGGGCGTCATCGTCAAGAAAGTCGAACTGTCCTGGCTGGACCGGAGCTATGTGTGGCCCATCGCCCAGGGCATGCTCATCACCTTCCGGCACTTCCTGAAGCAGATCGCGACCCCGACTTCAAAGCGCTTCACGATCCAGTATCCGGACATGAAGAAGACGCTGCCCGCCGGCTACCGCGGCCTTCACGAGCTGAAGCGGTTCGAGGACGGCGCCATCAAGTGCGTGGCCTGCTTCATGTGCCAGGAAGCCTGCCCCGCCCGCTGCATCAGCATCGAGGCCGAGGAATTCAGCGAATTGAACTTCACCCAAGGCTTCGAGGAGAAGCGCCCCGCCGCCTTCAAAATCGACATGCTGCGCTGCATCTACTGCGGCATGTGCGAAGAAGCCTGCCCCAAGGACGCGATCTGGCTGCGCAACGAGTACGAACTGGCGGCCTACGACCGGGTCAGCATGAACTTCGGCAAATGGGACCTCATCAACACCTACGCCGAGGCGGATGGCAAGGCCCGGCTGACCCAGGGCCAGGAGAGCCCGGCGACACCTTCACGCCCCGCTTCAGGCCAATCCGGCCAACCCTCCGATCCGGCATAG
- the nuoH gene encoding NADH-quinone oxidoreductase subunit NuoH, producing the protein MESVAHLTGLSAVTIWTLLKVLIVFSAVMGIGSLWTWVERRGSAMLQDRIGPNRALLFGRWQLLGLPQLVADGIKFFFKEDQVPPHVTKSLFWLAPVLAFVPALIGFAIIPFGRSFTYQGMPYHLSVLEPGNGMGMLFPLAIGAVAVYGILVAAWSSNNKWAILGGMRASAQMVSYEIALGLAVLAIFMRVGGYDPSEIIKDQMAGGWYFWRQPLGFLVFFTCMFAESNRLPFDFAEGEAEIVGFHNEYGSMKFALIALSEYAHMISASGLITTLYLGGWSVPFMPEAPVLLTILSFLVKLLFLLWVFVWVRWTLPRFRYDQLMFLGWKVLLPLSMVNLIWNAWWMTRGGI; encoded by the coding sequence ATGGAATCGGTTGCCCATCTGACAGGCCTATCGGCCGTGACGATCTGGACCTTGTTGAAGGTTCTAATAGTATTCAGCGCCGTCATGGGAATCGGATCCCTTTGGACCTGGGTGGAACGCCGGGGCAGCGCCATGCTGCAGGACCGCATCGGGCCCAACCGGGCCCTGTTGTTCGGCCGTTGGCAGCTCCTCGGATTGCCCCAGCTCGTGGCGGACGGCATCAAGTTCTTCTTCAAGGAGGACCAGGTCCCGCCCCACGTGACCAAGAGCCTCTTCTGGCTCGCGCCGGTGCTGGCCTTCGTGCCGGCGCTGATCGGTTTCGCGATCATTCCCTTCGGTCGCAGTTTCACCTATCAAGGCATGCCGTACCATCTGAGCGTTCTGGAACCCGGCAACGGCATGGGCATGCTCTTTCCCCTGGCCATCGGCGCCGTGGCGGTCTACGGCATCCTGGTGGCGGCCTGGAGCAGCAACAACAAATGGGCCATCCTGGGCGGCATGCGCGCCAGCGCGCAGATGGTGAGCTACGAGATCGCCCTGGGCCTGGCGGTGCTGGCGATCTTCATGCGGGTCGGCGGCTATGATCCGTCCGAGATCATCAAGGACCAGATGGCGGGCGGCTGGTATTTCTGGCGCCAGCCTTTGGGATTCCTGGTCTTCTTCACCTGCATGTTCGCCGAGAGCAACCGGCTGCCCTTCGACTTCGCCGAAGGGGAAGCGGAGATCGTGGGCTTCCACAACGAATACGGCTCCATGAAATTCGCGCTGATCGCCCTTTCCGAATACGCCCACATGATCTCCGCCTCGGGGCTCATCACGACGCTCTACCTCGGCGGCTGGTCCGTGCCCTTCATGCCGGAAGCCCCGGTGCTGCTGACGATCCTGTCCTTCCTGGTCAAGCTGCTGTTCCTCCTGTGGGTCTTCGTGTGGGTGCGATGGACCCTGCCGCGCTTCCGGTACGACCAGCTCATGTTCCTGGGCTGGAAAGTCCTGCTGCCCCTCTCGATGGTGAACCTCATCTGGAATGCCTGGTGGATGACGCGGGGAGGGATCTAA
- a CDS encoding glutamate--tRNA ligase, protein MSRRVVTRFAPSPTGMLHIGGVRTALFCWLFARKHGGTFILRVEDTDLTRSTDDNIRIIEEGMEWCGLRWDEGPVAGDPTKWVGPHGPYRQMQRMESHYKPAIQKLLAEGKAYRCRCTKEELDERRAAAEKAGKIFQYDRRCRDAGHDGSQPASIRLKMPLGAEPWLEQGDIVLRDLIKGDLRFPASSLDDWIIARTDGTPTYNFCVVVDDTDMEVSHVIRGDDHVANTPKQIALYHAMGYEAPAFAHVPMILGKDGAKLSKRHGATSITEYQQMGFLPSAVRLALARLSWTPKIDGRAIDTVEEELLTDDEMIQLFDLGDIQKSPARFDMDKLNWMNQKLIQRATWQEIEPHFRPFLPEAWNAKPDEWKALAIQCTQKGKSLVEMAGFLEFAWAPPAAFDEAAAAKFITESVKPALRDLCALGDYSSEALHAGFNAILEQRGLKLKDLAQALRVALCGKPVSPPIFDTLMLLGRDEVVARVSKWI, encoded by the coding sequence ATGTCCCGCCGAGTCGTCACGCGTTTCGCTCCCTCCCCGACCGGGATGCTCCATATCGGAGGAGTCCGAACCGCGCTGTTCTGCTGGCTCTTCGCCCGCAAGCACGGAGGCACCTTCATCCTCCGCGTGGAGGACACGGACCTCACCCGCAGCACCGACGACAACATCCGCATCATCGAAGAAGGCATGGAATGGTGCGGCCTGCGCTGGGACGAGGGTCCGGTGGCAGGCGATCCCACGAAATGGGTCGGCCCCCACGGTCCCTACCGCCAGATGCAGCGCATGGAGAGCCACTACAAGCCCGCCATCCAGAAGCTGCTGGCCGAAGGCAAGGCCTACCGCTGCCGCTGCACCAAAGAGGAGCTGGACGAGCGCCGGGCCGCAGCCGAAAAGGCCGGAAAGATCTTCCAGTACGACCGCCGCTGCCGCGACGCTGGCCACGACGGCAGCCAGCCCGCTTCCATCCGCCTGAAGATGCCGCTGGGCGCCGAGCCCTGGCTCGAGCAGGGCGACATCGTCCTGCGGGATCTCATCAAGGGCGATCTGCGCTTTCCCGCCTCCAGCCTGGACGACTGGATCATCGCCCGCACCGACGGCACCCCAACCTACAACTTCTGCGTGGTGGTGGACGACACGGACATGGAAGTGAGCCACGTCATCCGCGGCGACGACCACGTGGCCAACACGCCCAAGCAGATCGCGCTCTACCACGCCATGGGCTATGAGGCCCCGGCCTTCGCCCACGTCCCCATGATCCTGGGCAAGGACGGCGCGAAGCTCAGCAAGCGCCACGGCGCCACCAGCATCACCGAGTACCAGCAGATGGGCTTCCTGCCCTCGGCCGTCCGGCTGGCCCTGGCGCGGCTCTCCTGGACGCCCAAGATCGACGGCCGCGCCATCGACACGGTGGAAGAGGAATTGCTCACAGACGACGAAATGATCCAGCTCTTCGATCTCGGCGACATCCAGAAGAGCCCCGCCCGCTTCGACATGGACAAGCTCAACTGGATGAACCAGAAGCTCATCCAGCGCGCCACCTGGCAGGAGATCGAGCCTCATTTCAGGCCCTTCCTTCCCGAAGCCTGGAACGCGAAGCCCGATGAATGGAAAGCCCTCGCCATCCAGTGCACCCAGAAGGGCAAGTCGCTGGTGGAGATGGCGGGCTTCCTGGAATTCGCCTGGGCGCCGCCCGCCGCCTTCGACGAGGCCGCCGCGGCGAAGTTCATCACTGAATCCGTGAAGCCGGCCTTGCGTGACCTTTGCGCCCTCGGCGACTACAGCAGCGAGGCGCTGCATGCGGGTTTCAACGCCATCCTCGAACAGCGTGGCCTCAAGCTCAAGGACCTGGCCCAGGCCCTGCGCGTGGCCCTTTGCGGGAAACCCGTCAGCCCGCCGATCTTCGACACGCTGATGCTGCTGGGACGAGATGAAGTCGTGGCAAGGGTTTCGAAGTGGATATAA
- the nuoK gene encoding NADH-quinone oxidoreductase subunit NuoK has protein sequence MGAWLSGSLQGYILVALLLFIIGLATVLLRRTLLMQFMGIELMLNAANVALLAFARFRGGDVTGTVFYLFILGVAACEAAIGLALVIALFRHRKTTDADRADSLRQ, from the coding sequence ATGGGCGCCTGGTTGAGCGGTTCCCTGCAGGGCTACATCCTCGTCGCGCTGCTGCTGTTCATCATCGGGCTGGCGACGGTGCTGCTGCGGCGCACGCTGCTCATGCAGTTCATGGGCATCGAGCTGATGCTCAACGCCGCCAACGTGGCGCTGCTGGCCTTCGCGCGCTTCCGCGGCGGGGATGTGACGGGCACGGTCTTCTATCTGTTCATCCTGGGCGTCGCCGCCTGCGAGGCCGCCATCGGCCTGGCGCTGGTCATCGCCCTCTTCCGCCACCGCAAAACCACCGACGCCGATCGCGCGGATTCGCTGAGGCAATGA
- a CDS encoding NADH-quinone oxidoreductase subunit J yields the protein MFLLFALITILGALAMFRQKNVIVAGLCMVLTFFGVAGLFLMLSNPVAAALQIIVYSGAIMVLVLFTIMLLNSHEEEAAVQPRPLQRWVGASLIAVLGAFAFRVVAGSRSLAELNDAGRPAAGMDLLRVGDEIFRHYLLGFEIIGLLLLAAMVGAVALTKKEL from the coding sequence ATGTTCTTGTTGTTTGCTCTGATCACGATCCTTGGCGCGCTCGCCATGTTCAGGCAGAAGAATGTCATCGTGGCCGGGCTCTGCATGGTGCTCACCTTTTTCGGCGTCGCGGGGCTCTTCCTGATGCTCTCCAATCCGGTGGCCGCGGCGCTGCAGATCATCGTCTACAGCGGCGCCATCATGGTGCTGGTGCTCTTCACCATCATGCTTTTGAACTCCCACGAGGAAGAGGCGGCGGTCCAGCCGCGGCCCCTCCAACGCTGGGTCGGCGCATCCCTGATCGCGGTTCTGGGCGCTTTTGCCTTCCGTGTCGTGGCAGGATCCAGGTCCCTGGCGGAGCTCAACGACGCTGGCCGTCCTGCGGCCGGCATGGACCTGCTCCGGGTTGGCGATGAAATATTCAGGCACTACCTGCTGGGTTTTGAAATCATCGGCCTGCTGCTGCTGGCCGCCATGGTGGGCGCCGTGGCCTTGACGAAAAAGGAACTGTGA